From Treponema sp. OMZ 787:
AAGGTTCAGTGATTTTTGATCTTACATTAAGAAATTCAAAATTTCCAGATTTAAACCTATCATTAGGAAAAACAATCAAAGCATTACCACGAATAAAAAACTCATTAAAAATATACAATCTAAAAAATAAATTATTTGATAACTGGACTAAAGAAGAAATAGAACAATTTAAGATGAAAAAATATGGTCCTAACGAATTTGTTGGTCCAAGATATATATGGGAAAAATTTCCATATAAAAAAGAAACTGAGTTTGAAACACCTACTATATTCATTGAAGATAATACAACAGATTCTATACAAAAACGACAAAGTCAACTTCTCGCTTTATTACAAACCCAAAATAAATCCCGCGGTTAGTTGATTTGTGCGGTTTTTTGAAAATATGCGGGCAATTACTGCTCGACGTATCAGAGCGGACAAGGATGTCCGTGGTTCTAAGCTACAGCAAGTTTTTTCGTCAGAAAAACTTGTCGTTGAACAGCGTACACGGACGTACGCTGTTCAACAGGCCTGTGGGTACTTTTTTGTTCGTGCCTTGTACTTACCTCGCCTATTTTCAAAAAGGAGTGATGTCTTCCTTCCCCAAAAACCGATTTTTATAGAGCCTTTATCTCTTCAATGGAAAGGCCTGTTCCTTCAGCTATTTTATCAATATCAAAACCAAACTGCTTAAAAGCCTTAGCCGTTTCAAGTTTGGTTTGATAGGCTCCCTGAGATATACCCTGTTGTATTCCAATTCTTAGACTTTCTTCTCTCTGTACTGCAATATCTGTATCGTAATCATATTCGGCTACTAACATATTTATAATTTTTCTATTTCCGCTTGAGTAAGCCCTGTACCCTCAGCAATTTTTGCTATCGGTATACCCATTTTCTTAAAAGCTAAAGCTGTTTTTATTACTCCATCGGAAAAGCCTCGCTTAATACCCTGTTCAATACCCTGTTCAATACCTTGTTCAATACCTTGTTCAATACCCTGTTGTATTCCTTGTTGTATTCCAATTCTTAGACTTTCTTCTCTCTGTACTGCAATGTCTGTATCGTAATCATATTCGGCTACTAACATATTTATTACCTCCCGTGATTTTCTCATTAAATATTCTTTTAAGATTCCTTTTTCTATACATATTTTTACTGCATTTGTAAAGCCGTTTTCAGGATCAAGTTGTGTTTGATTTCTTACCTCTTCTACAAAGAGGCTGTATTCTTCAAGCGGTTTGCAGAATGTTAAGATTTTGTTTGCCTTATCTGTATTGATGTTTAAAACCTGTACTGTCAATTCCAGCGGTACCTGTTCAGGTTTTGTAATAAAGGCATCAGATAACTTTAGAAGTATACTTTCAGGGTAGTCTTCTTTGCCGTTATAAAAAACATAGAATTCCGGCGTAGGTATTTTAGACAATTTTCTTAAATATCTGTCAGTCGGTGCTTGCAGTTTTTCATAGAGCCTTGCTATATATTCTAAAAAACGTAAAGGCATATTTTCGTTTATAGTTGACTGATGTTCAGCTAACACGATGATTTTACCGTCTACAAGACAGGAAACATCGTTTATTATGTTCATATACATGACATTATCGAGCCTTATATTTTCTACAGGACAAGACATTTGCAGGTTTGTTCCGTGCAAAGCGTTATATAACGATAAAAAGTTTTCTTTCGCTTTTTCGTCTTCCGAGAAAAGATCAACGAAGACCGAGTCTTTATATTTTCTGTTTGCCGTACTCATAGCTGCTTCCTCACTGGTTGTATTATATCATATATGAGAAGGTTTTTAAAGGGTATTGACAGTGTATTTTTGTTCTGGATGCAAATATTTTCAAAGGTATAATAGACTTAAATATATATTTAGAGGTGAAGTATAAGTTAAAGATTTTGGAAACTATCAAGGTTCCATACAAAAACCTACCGATACATTCCTTGCTTTAATACAAAATCAAGGTAAGTTTCATGGTGAGTTGATTTGTGCAGCGGCTTTAAAATACCGCGAAATCGGTATCTCGGGATTTTAAATTCCTGATTTTTATATAACAAGTATACTTGCAAGTATACTTGACAGTTAAATAAAAAAGCTTTACAATTGACATAATAGGAGGTATGACGGATGCCGCAGATATCCTTATATGTAAAAGAAAGTCATTTTGAAAAAATTGAAAAAGCCGCCAAAAGTGCAAACAAATCTATTTCAAGCTGGGTCTTGGAAAAAATTCTTCCTCAAATTGAGCCTTCCTACTCCAAAGAATTTATAGATCTTTTCGGCTCGATAGATGATAAAACCTTTAAAAGACCGGAACAGCTGAAATGGGAAGAAGACAGCCTTAGGGAGTTCTTATAATGTATTATTTGGACACAAATATCTGTATTTATTTTTTAAACGGAAAATATCAATCCATCAAAAATAAAATTTTGTCTATTCCTCCTTCCAAGATAAGGCTTCCGGCAATTGTAAAGGCTGAACTTTTATTGGGTGCATATAAGAGCATCAAAAAGAAAGAGAATCTGAAAAGACTTGAAGTATTTTTTAAAGAATTTGAAGCTGAGCCTTTTTCGGATGAAGCGGCATACACCTATGCAGACATCCGTTCAAAGCTGGAAAAAAACGGTATCATTATCGGGCCCAACGATTTACTTATAGCGTCAATAGTCTTATACAATAACGGAATATTGGTAACGAATAATACAAAAGAATTTAAAAGAATAAAAGCTCTTAAACTCGAAAACTGGATTGACGAATCCGGTATCAAAGGTTAAAATGCTTTTATGCAAATTCAAAAAAGAACGGAAGGCCGTAATTTATTTTTAATTTATTTCGGTACAATCACTTCGCTGATAGGAGATGAGATAGGAAGCGTAGCCCTTTCTATCTGGGTTGCTCTTCAAACCGATAATCCTGTAAATTTTGCCCTTGTTTATTCTGCAGCCAAATTTTCAAGAATTGTTTTTTCGCTCTTTTCGGGTTCAATTGTAGACAGCTTTAATAAAAAAAAGCTCTTATACTTAAGCGACTTGGCTCAGTTTGTTCTAAATATTTTTATTCTATTTTTAATTACGGTAAATTTAAATTTTAACTTAAAGGTATTTTTGTTTTGCCTTATAAGTGTTTCGCAAGGCTTTTGCCTATCCCTCTTTAAACCGGCAAGCAGGGCAATTTTACCCGAAATAATAAATAAAGAAAATTTAAAAAAGGCCAATTCGGTTTTGGAAATGAGCAGGAGCTTAATTTCGATGCTTGCCCTTATCTTTGCGGCAGGGCTTGTGATGCTCTTAGGCTGCGAGCTCTGTATTTTAATCAATGCTCTAAGTTTTTTTATATCGGCCCTATCCGAAATTTTTATCCGCTATAATTTTAAAAAGAAAGATGAACAAAAGAAAACCGATTCAAGGTTAAAAAAAATCTTCGACGGTTACCGCTATGTTTTAGGCGAAAAAGAACTTTTAAGTCTAGCCTTGCTGGCTTCATGTTTAAACTTTTTTTGTACACCTATTTTTTCGAATATACTTACCTATCAGTTTAAGACGGTTTTTACGCTTAATTGGCAGACAGGTTTTGCTTTTATAAATAATTTTTTAAAAGACGAAAAATCTTTTTTAACTCTTTTTTCTTCAATTTGTTTTTTCTCCATAGGAATAGGGAATATACTGGGTAGCCTTGCATCCCAAAAAGTTTCAGGTAAAAATGTAAAATTATTTACTTTGATTTTGCAGTCTCTTTCTTTTTTAATCTTGGGCGTTTATTTTTATTTTTTAAAAGAAAAAAACTTTTTATTTAATGTAATTTTACTTGGCAGTATTGTAAGCTTATCCGCCCTATCGGCGGGTTTTAGTATGGGACTCTTTAATGTCCATGTAACAAGCCTTTACCAAAAAAAAGTAGTCCCCGAATTTTCAGGAAGATTTTTTGCTTTTAATACAGTGCTGATTCAAATATCCTCACCGATAGGCATGCTTATCGGAAGCAGCATAGCCGCAACAGGAATTTTCTATCCGGTCTTTCTTTTTGCAGGATGCTTTTTATGTCTCCTAGCCTTTTTTAATATGACAAGACTTAAATAAAAAATTAGGAGAAAAACAAAATACTATCCAAATGGAATAATTAAAGTCTTGTCCTTCTCCTAATATAAACTTCAAAATAAAGAAATCTAATTTTAATTCTTTTTATCTAACACCTTCTTTTTAAAAGTTCTAAATTCAAAGAAGAGAAAAACAATTGCACAGGTATTTAAAACGGTCAAAATTATTGGGAGCTTACTCGGTCTTTTGGTTTTGATTCGTTTCGGTTTTGCTGCAGAAGCCTCGGAAGCGGCTTCGGAAGATTCGACTTCTTTTGAAGTTTCTTCTTCTGACATTTCTTCTCCGCTTGCTTCCCAATAAGCGACATGGCCTGCCCCGTCAGAAGCTTCTGCCGACATTACTTTAAGAGAGGGATCAAAGCGGTAAAAACCCTTATTGTCTACCTCACCTTCTTGAATTACATCAAAGCCTCCGTCGGAATAAAGGATGACCTTCGTGCCGGGTGTAAAGCCTCCGCCGTCATACTGCACCTGAAAAACTCCGGGCTCTACAAGTTCCAAAAACATTGCATGAGAAAAAGCTGCAAGGCTTACAACAAATAAAAACAATAACGTAAAAGCATATTTTTTCATAATTTACCTTCTATGATAAAAATCAAATTAATTAAGATTTTTTTTATAAATTCCTTTTAAACCAGTCGGGTCTCGCCTTCATCATGAGCTTGACGGCAAAGCCGGTAATTACAGCCTCGACTGCCATGACCACGGAGTGAGAAACAAAGAGGGCTATAAAAGTTTCCTTTGCAAAACTTCCTCCCGTCATAAGAAGAACCGACAAAACCAAAACAACAAAGATTACGGAAAGAGCACCTATAACCATTCCCTTTAAAAGCACATTATCGCTTTTCCAATTATAAAAAATAATTGCCGACAATATTGAAGAAACGGAAAGCATCAGGGTGTTGGCTCCGAGAGTTGTAATCCCGCCGTGCTGGAACAAGAGAGCTTGCAGCAGCAGGGCAGGAAAAAACGCAAGGGGAGCCTTACGCCCGACAATAATCCCTATCAGACCGCACATGAGCGGATGAACCGAGCTCGGCGGTATCGGAATCATAATTAACGAAATAGCAAAAAAAGTTCCCGCCATAAGACTTATCTTCGGGATATCCTCTTCTTTTGTTCCCTTGACGGCAAACGCAATTCCTACAGCACTGGCCGCATAACCCACGGCACAAACCGCCGTCGATAATCCTCCATCGGATATATGCATAACTCCTCCTATACCCTATAACAATAAATGTAAGGCATCTTCAACAGAACGCGGGGCCGGATTTTTATGGCCGAAAAGCCTTGCAAGTTTAGGCATAATGATGCCGGCCCTTTGCAGCACCTCTGCATTATTAAAAACGCTCACGGCCTCCCCTCCAGCAACCAGCTCTCCCTCGTTCATCACATAAACATTATCGGCCCACTCATAACAAAAATCCTGATCATGGGTCGAAAAAATAATCGTCTTTCCTTCCTTGGAAAAATCATCCAAGATAGTTTTAAAGGCAGATTTTACCTTGCTGTCAAGCCCTGAAAAGGGCTCATCGCATACGATGATTTCAGGCTCCATAACAAGGACGCCTGCTATGGCACAAATCTTCTTTTGCCCCAAGCTAAGCTGATAGGGCGAATAATCCTTTAAGTGCTCAATATTAAGCTTTTTTAAGATACGGTTTACGGCTGCTTCTATTTCTTCCCTATCCATACCTAAGTTCTTTAGACCGAAACCGATGTCCTCGTAGACGCTTGTCAAAAAAAGCTGATGATCGGGATAATCGAACAAGAAACCCGATTTTTTTCTTATCGAATTTAAACTCTTTTTAGAAACATCCTCTCCCAAAATGCTGACCCTTCCCGTTTGAGGCAAAATTGTTCCGTTAAGATGATAAAGAAGGGTTGACTTGCCGGAACCGTTTAGACCGACTACTGCTGTCTTTTTTCCTTTTTCAAAATGAGCATTTATACTGTGTATTGCATTCCTTCCGTCGGGATAGGTATAGGATAAATTTTCGATTAAAACAGCCATGGTATCTCCATAAATCTTTCTATTAGTGTAAGACTCGCAAAGAGCAAAACAAAGAAGACAAGAAGGCCTATATAAAGGGGCGAGGCAATTTTTTCAGGCTTAAATTTGGTTTCGGATGTAAAGCCCCGAGCCCTCATAGCATTATAAACCTTGTCGCCGTGATCCGCCGCCTTCAAAAAAAAGCCGCCTATCATTTCGCCGTAGGTTGAAACCTTTGCAAAGGTTCGGGCATTATCAAAACAGCGGGCATTCATCGCCTTTGCGGTCTTGTCTATATCTGTCCTTACCATAAAGAAATATCTAAAGGTAAGGGAAATAATTTGATTTAAAAAATTGGGAAGGCCGAGCTTCATCACGCCTTCGACCAAATAAAGGTAAGAATATTTTGAAGAAATAAATGAAATCGTCATCATCGCACACATGAGGCGTAGGATTAGCTTTGCAGAAAAATATCTTTGCTCTATCGGCACATTGTAAAAACCGCGGATAAAAAATGGTAGCAAAACCATTATCACAAAGGGCATCACACCCAAAACCGATTTTAAGTTTTTAATTCTTTCAGGCGAAAAAATCAAGATCATTGAAATAACTATAAGAACCCAGAGTATTAAAACTTCTATATGCTTAACGCTCGAAAGATAAAACAAAAAAAAGAAAAGAATGTATAAAGTTATGTGAGGCGTCTTTTTTAATCCATCCATGATTTTAAAGTCCTTGTAACCAGCTCTTTACTTTATAGCACTTTTGGAAGATAAAGACAAGGGGTTCGGTTAAAATCGGACATCCTTGTTTCTCTCCCCTAATTTATAATTTCTCGATTTCTTCAACGGGAAGGCCTGTAACTTGTACAATCTTTTGGATTGGATCTCCAAGCTGCTTTAATAGTTTTGCAGTTTCAAGTTTATTTTGGTATGCACCTTGATCAAGCCCCTCTCGATAACCTACATGTTTCCATGAGGCTTTGTCGTGTTCATATTTCATTCGGTTTTCATAGAGCCATTTTTCTTTAGGGCTCATTTCCATTACTTGTATTGCCGCATCGGCTTTTGCAATCATAGGAGATTCTTGTGCCAGCATCTTTCTTACCTCCGGGTCATAGGTTTCAATAAATTTCAGCCAATTATAAAGTTTCTTTTTCTTTTCATCATGCTCAATATTTTCTTGATCTTTAACCTTGGCTAGGTTTAAAAAGTGGATTTCAAGCTCATCGGAAAGCTTATCGTGTAAATGTTTTTCAACTACATTATACTCGCTGTGAAGAAGATTGTTTAAATCAAAGCCTTCACCCACTATGTTTATTGTAATACATTTAGGCAGTTTTGTATACACTTCACTTGTTTTTAGATTTTCCGTGTACATTTTGGCCCAATAAAAAATAGTTCGTTGAGCAAACTCACTGTTCCACCTATTCTGAATTTCTATGTCAATAATTGTGTTGTTCTTTAGGCGTAATTTTACGTCTAAAATACCTGTTTTATCGCTTATAGCATCCTTATGAAACTCCTTATCAAGAAGTTCCAAGCAGGCGATGGTCTCAGACGGAATATCCAGTATACATTCCAAAAAATCCTGTAGAATATCTTTGTTCTCTTCAGATCCAAATACCCTCTTAAATGCGTAGTCGTTTCGTAGGGTAATGTTAAAAAGTTTTTCCATTTTTACCTCTTCAATAACTTTTTTAAAAGAAGAAAAATTTCCCCCTTTCATAATTATTGTATGAAGAGTTTGCAATAAATAGTAAAATTTGAAAAAAGAATTTTGGAAAATACGAATGTTGAAAAGTTCGAATGCCGAACGATAGGAAGTACGAATGTCAAGTGCCGAATGTCGAACTTCGTACTTCGCCATTCGCACTTTAACATTCGCTCTTTTTTCTTTCTGCAATTGAAAATTTTTAACCTCTGTGCTATTATATAGCTATGAAAAGTTTAACCCCCTCATTAAAACAGCTTTTAAAAGCTCTTATTATTGTTTTGTCGGTATCGGTTTTTGTTGCCGGTTGTAAAAAAAATGAACAAGGCTTGCAAAATGCAATGGATGATATTGAAAGCGTAAGCTACGGAGCCTTAAAGCGGCTTGAGCCTATCAATGTAATTTTTAAGGAAGAAATAAAAAATCCCGAAAACCTCGAAAAGGCCTGCGTTTTTAATCCCAAGCCCACAGGAGAATGGAAGATAATAGGTAAAAATCAAATAAGCTTTATCCCCTCATCGGCCTATAATTTTAAGACTGACCTAAACTTGGATTTGGATGTAGGCCTCCTCTTAGAAAACACCGAAAAGAAAAAGACTGTAAGTCTTACATTCAGCATAGCCCAGCCTGAATTTACTTTTTTATCGGGTGAACTCATTCCTGACGAAAGAAGAGAAAATATTTTTAGATTTGAGGGTATAGGCGAAACGGATATCCCTGAAAACTTATCTTCAATAGAGAAGATGCTTACAGCCGATTTAAAGTTTGGAAGTACTAAGTCGAACCCGGCAATAAAGGTAAGTCAAGGACCAAATTCCAATCAATATAAGATCATCATAAAAGAAATAAGCAGGAAAAAAGAAGTGCAGCATTTAAATATCTCATGGGATCTGGCAGCCCTCGGAGGAGCCGGAGGAGACTCCAGGGGTTTTACTGTTGCTGCCCAGTCTGTTTTTCAGGTAACTTCCTTTTCTCAAGAAACCGGAAGCGAAATAAGTGTAAACTTTTCGGATGCTCTCGACCCGTCACAAGATTTAAGGGGTTTTATAAGAATTGCTTCTTCTCCCGAAATTCCTTTTAGATACAGCATCGACGGATACAAGCTTAAAATCTTTTCGCAAAGCGGAATTTTTCCCGACGATACAAAGATATCGATTCTTCCCGGAATAAAAAACTCAAGAGGAAAAAAGCTTGAAGCTGAGGCTAATTTTTCTATTATGGTTGCTTGGGAAAAACCTATCATACGCTTTACAAAGACCGGAAACATTTTACCGCCAAAAGATATGCAGGTAATTGTTTCTACAACAAACATAAACGGACTCATGCTTGAAGCATTTCAAATTTACGATAAGAACATGACGCAATTTCTTCAGGTAAACAGCATAGAAGGAAACCGAGAACTAAACCGTGTAGGAGAACCTGTTTGGAGACAAAGTTTTGATTTTGAATGGAACAACTCGATGAAGAATAAAACTATTCATCGCTCACTCGATATAAGTAAACTGATAAAAAAATTCCCCGGAGGAATGTTCGAGCTTCGTGCGAGCTTTACAAAAAAACACAGTATGTACCAATCTCCTTCAAAGAATAACGAGTTTGCACACCTTCCATTCCCCAAGGACATAAGCGAACTTGAAAACTTTAAAAACATTGAAACAGATTATTGGAACACTTCGGAGATAGAAGACGAGGATAGATACAACTTTTGGCAGCATAGAGAAAACCCGAATCATCCGGCCTTCTACCTCCCTTCTTACAGTAAATACTGTATGGCGACGAAGAAAGTTCTGGTTTCTAACATAGGCCTATCTGCAAAAAAAGACAGAGACGGTAAACTCTATATAAGCGCCGCCGACTTATTGACGGCAGAACCTATGAGCGGAGTCAAGATAAGCTTATTCAACTTTGCTCAAAAAGAATTGGAGTCCGGAAAAACCGACAGCGACGGACTTTTGATGCTCAAAAACGAAAACCAAGCATTCCTTATCAAAGCCGAAAAAAACGGAGATGTCAACTGGCTTCCCCTTAATTCCGATATACTTTCTACAAGTCACTTTCAGGTAGAAGGCGAATCTTCAAAAAAAGGAGTCAAGGGCTATATTTACGGGGAGCGCGGAGTTTGGCGGCCCGGTGACGATATTCACCTTGTATTTATCTTACAGGATTTGGAAAAGAACCTCCCAAAAGACTATCCCATTAAATTCTACCTTGAAGACCCCTTAGGCAAAAAAACGGAGTCCAAGGTCTTTACCTCTTCGGTGGACGGTTTTTATAGAATAGATACTAAAACTAATCCTCAAGACAAGACCGGCACTTGGTATGCAAGGGTTACCGCCGGAGGAAAAACTTGGTCTAAGAGCATAAAGGTTGAAGCCATTGTGCCCAACCGTCTTTTTGTAAATCTTAATCCAAAAGCAAAATATTTTTCGGAAGGATACAATCCGGCTGTAATCGGAGGCGAATGGCTCCACGGAGCTAAGGCCTCAAATCTAAAGGCCGAGATTTCCGCCCGCTATGTCTTAAACAGAAATCCATTTGAAAATTATAAAAACTATAATTTTATAAATCCCGAGCTAAGCGTAAGCCAAGATCAAAATCAAATTTGGGAAGGAAATTTAGACGATTCGGGAAAGGCCGATATAAATCTTTATCTTTCCACGGAAGCTAAATCTCCCGGAAAATTAAAGGCTGTTTTTGAAACAAGGATATACGAACCTTCCGGTGCCTTCTCTATGGAAAACAAGGTCTTCGATTATTCTCCTTATTCCCGTTATGTCGGAATGCAGATTCCTAAAAGCGATGACGAATACCGCGAGATGCTTTATACGGGAAAAGATCAGAGTTTAAATTTTGCGGTTGTAGACCCTGAGGGAAACCCGATACAAGAAAATGTAAACTTAAATGTTAGCCTTTATAAACTCGAGTGGTATTGGTGGTGGGAAAAAGATGAAGAAACAGCCAACTATACAAACTCAATACATACCCGTCATGTAAGGGACTGGAGCATATCGGCAAAAGACGGAAAGGCAAGGCTGAACATAAAGGTAGACAACGGAAGCTGGGGCCGATATTTGATTATGGTTTCGGATCCGAGCGGCGGACACAGCTCTGCTCAGGTTGTATACTTTGACTGGGAAGGCTGGGCAAGCCGAAGAACAACTGATGAGTCAAGCGATTCAATCATAATGCTCACAACCGACAAAGCAAAATACTATGCAGACGAAACGGCCGAAATTACCTTCCCCGGTTATGAGGGTGCAAGGGCACTCATCACGGTCGAAAAAAACGGCAAGGTTTTAAAACAAGAATGGGTAAAATCTAAGGGGAAGATTTTTTCGTACAAAATAAAACTGGATCCTTCTATGGCACCGAATATCTACGCGCATGTAAGTTTAATACAGGAGCACAGCCAGACAAAAAACAGCCTCCCCATAAGAATGTACGGTATAACACCGGTAATGATAGAAAACAAATTATCCCGCCTAAGTCCCGTCATAAATACGGAACAAAGCTTTGAACCTAACAGCAAGGTTTCATTTACGGTAAGCGAAGAAAAGGGAAGACCTATGACCTTTACGGTTGCCGTTGTAGACGAGGGCTTACTTGGACTTACAGCCTTTTATACGGGCAATCCTTGGGACAGCTTTTATAAAAAAGAATCTTCACAAATTGCCTCTTGGGATATTTACAAATACGTAATCGGAGCTCACAGCGGAATGATAGAGTCGATTCTTTCGGTAGGAGGAGGAGGCTTTATAGACAATAAGACCTCAAAGAATGCGGAACGCTTTAAACCGATAGTATACTTTTTCGGCCCCTTCGAAATCAAGGCAAAGGAAAAGAAAACAATCGAATTCGATCTTCCGCAATACATCGGAGCCTTGCGCATCATGGCAGTTGCAGGCAAGGACGGAGCCTACGGTATAAAGGAAGAAACCGTAAAGGTAAAAAGCGATCTTATCGTAATGCCGACCCTTCCCCGCACCATGGGCATAGGAGAAACAATAGAGGTTCCCGTAACGGTTTTTAACGGAACCTCTTCCGAAAAAAAAGTAAGGGTAGTTTTAAAGAGCGAGGGAGCCGTAAACTCAAACGAAACAAAAGAAGTCAGCATCCCTGCAAATTCCGATTCTTCCGTTTTCTTTACGGTAAAAACGGATAAGGGAGGCATTGCAAAATTTACGGCGGAAGCTTCAGCTTCAGGCATTTCAAAAACGGCAAAGGCCGTAACCGAAATCGATGTACTTTCACGCGGAACACCCTACTCTACGGTTGAGCTTATAAATATCGAAGCCGGAAAGACTTTTGCAAAAACTCTTCCGCTAAAAGGCGAAAACGGAACAAAGAGTTTAAGCGTCGAAATATCCCAAATGCCGGCCCTCGGCCTTGAAAACCGGTTGGCCTATCTTTTGGGCTATCCTTACGGCTGCATAGAGCAGATAACTTCCAAGGCCTTCCCGCAATTATATCTAAACACTATAACGGCCTTAGACCAAACCGAAATCGACAGGGCTAAGAGCAATGTAAACTCGGTTCTGGACCGCTACATAAACTATCAGCTCAGGTCGGGCGGATTCAGCTATTGGCCTGACGGAGGATATGAAAGCGCATGGGCTACAAACTACGCAGGACACTTTATGGTAGAAGCCAAAAAGGCAGGTTACGAAGTAAACGACAGCATTTATCAAAGCTGGCTTTCCCATCAAACCGAAACGGCTAAGAACTGGGCAGGAACCTTCGCAGACAGCATGGAAACTCAAGCCTACCGCCTCTACACTCTTGCCCTCGCAGGCAAACCCGAAATAGGAGCGATGAACCGCTTAAAAAATATGGAGCAAAGCCTTAACTCGGTATCAAAGGCCTTCCTTGCAAACGCTTACAGCCTTGCAGGACACAGCAGTACAGCCAAGACCATGCTCGAAAAACTATACGAGCCGACAAGTGTTTACAGAAGCACAGGAGGAAACTTTTCGTCGAATATCAGAGACCTCGCCTTAATATTAAATGCCTACACCACGGTCGGCGAAACCTCAAAGACGACAAACCTTATTTCGAAGCTTGCAAAAATTTCTTCAAGCAATGAGTGGCTTTCGACACAGGAAACGGCTTGGCTTCTTTTAGCCCTCGCTCCTCACTACGCTTTTGATAAGAACAAGAGCATAAGTTACGAAATTGTAACCGAAGCAAATGTCATCAAAGATAAATTAAACAATACTTCAAAACTTCATAAGATTCCTGTAAATACCGAGACGGCAAAAAAGATCGAAATTAAAAATACGGGAAACGCACCTATCTTTGCAGCAATCAACACAGCAGGAAGGCTTAACCCCGGAAGCGAAACACGGATTGAAGAAAACTTAAAGCTCGATATTGTCTATAAAAATGAGGACGGGCAGGAAGTTTCTCCTGAAGCTCTTAAAAAAGGACAGAGGTTTAAGATGAGTGTAAGAGTTCACAATAAGACTCAAGGAGCTCTTGAAAACCTTACCCTTTCAATCCCCATCCCGACAGGCTGGGAGATTACAAACACAAGGCTCGGAGGAGATGACGATACGGATT
This genomic window contains:
- a CDS encoding Rpn family recombination-promoting nuclease/putative transposase gives rise to the protein MSTANRKYKDSVFVDLFSEDEKAKENFLSLYNALHGTNLQMSCPVENIRLDNVMYMNIINDVSCLVDGKIIVLAEHQSTINENMPLRFLEYIARLYEKLQAPTDRYLRKLSKIPTPEFYVFYNGKEDYPESILLKLSDAFITKPEQVPLELTVQVLNINTDKANKILTFCKPLEEYSLFVEEVRNQTQLDPENGFTNAVKICIEKGILKEYLMRKSREVINMLVAEYDYDTDIAVQREESLRIGIQQGIQQGIEQGIEQGIEQGIEQGIKRGFSDGVIKTALAFKKMGIPIAKIAEGTGLTQAEIEKL
- a CDS encoding type II toxin-antitoxin system VapC family toxin; the protein is MYYLDTNICIYFLNGKYQSIKNKILSIPPSKIRLPAIVKAELLLGAYKSIKKKENLKRLEVFFKEFEAEPFSDEAAYTYADIRSKLEKNGIIIGPNDLLIASIVLYNNGILVTNNTKEFKRIKALKLENWIDESGIKG
- a CDS encoding MFS transporter, which translates into the protein MQIQKRTEGRNLFLIYFGTITSLIGDEIGSVALSIWVALQTDNPVNFALVYSAAKFSRIVFSLFSGSIVDSFNKKKLLYLSDLAQFVLNIFILFLITVNLNFNLKVFLFCLISVSQGFCLSLFKPASRAILPEIINKENLKKANSVLEMSRSLISMLALIFAAGLVMLLGCELCILINALSFFISALSEIFIRYNFKKKDEQKKTDSRLKKIFDGYRYVLGEKELLSLALLASCLNFFCTPIFSNILTYQFKTVFTLNWQTGFAFINNFLKDEKSFLTLFSSICFFSIGIGNILGSLASQKVSGKNVKLFTLILQSLSFLILGVYFYFLKEKNFLFNVILLGSIVSLSALSAGFSMGLFNVHVTSLYQKKVVPEFSGRFFAFNTVLIQISSPIGMLIGSSIAATGIFYPVFLFAGCFLCLLAFFNMTRLK
- a CDS encoding CbiM family transporter, with amino-acid sequence MHISDGGLSTAVCAVGYAASAVGIAFAVKGTKEEDIPKISLMAGTFFAISLIMIPIPPSSVHPLMCGLIGIIVGRKAPLAFFPALLLQALLFQHGGITTLGANTLMLSVSSILSAIIFYNWKSDNVLLKGMVIGALSVIFVVLVLSVLLMTGGSFAKETFIALFVSHSVVMAVEAVITGFAVKLMMKARPDWFKRNL
- a CDS encoding energy-coupling factor ABC transporter ATP-binding protein; the protein is MAVLIENLSYTYPDGRNAIHSINAHFEKGKKTAVVGLNGSGKSTLLYHLNGTILPQTGRVSILGEDVSKKSLNSIRKKSGFLFDYPDHQLFLTSVYEDIGFGLKNLGMDREEIEAAVNRILKKLNIEHLKDYSPYQLSLGQKKICAIAGVLVMEPEIIVCDEPFSGLDSKVKSAFKTILDDFSKEGKTIIFSTHDQDFCYEWADNVYVMNEGELVAGGEAVSVFNNAEVLQRAGIIMPKLARLFGHKNPAPRSVEDALHLLL
- a CDS encoding energy-coupling factor transporter transmembrane protein EcfT, whose amino-acid sequence is MDGLKKTPHITLYILFFFLFYLSSVKHIEVLILWVLIVISMILIFSPERIKNLKSVLGVMPFVIMVLLPFFIRGFYNVPIEQRYFSAKLILRLMCAMMTISFISSKYSYLYLVEGVMKLGLPNFLNQIISLTFRYFFMVRTDIDKTAKAMNARCFDNARTFAKVSTYGEMIGGFFLKAADHGDKVYNAMRARGFTSETKFKPEKIASPLYIGLLVFFVLLFASLTLIERFMEIPWLF
- a CDS encoding Rpn family recombination-promoting nuclease/putative transposase gives rise to the protein MEKLFNITLRNDYAFKRVFGSEENKDILQDFLECILDIPSETIACLELLDKEFHKDAISDKTGILDVKLRLKNNTIIDIEIQNRWNSEFAQRTIFYWAKMYTENLKTSEVYTKLPKCITINIVGEGFDLNNLLHSEYNVVEKHLHDKLSDELEIHFLNLAKVKDQENIEHDEKKKKLYNWLKFIETYDPEVRKMLAQESPMIAKADAAIQVMEMSPKEKWLYENRMKYEHDKASWKHVGYREGLDQGAYQNKLETAKLLKQLGDPIQKIVQVTGLPVEEIEKL